The following coding sequences are from one Lolium rigidum isolate FL_2022 chromosome 6, APGP_CSIRO_Lrig_0.1, whole genome shotgun sequence window:
- the LOC124664989 gene encoding uncharacterized protein LOC124664989: MTAAGRQHLPHQGQQEGLPGMEDRTLRDHSEAVPNAAAPSMLPSTLPALNPASAAPCARLSALAWETWCSRSGVCEMGIRYLQSIVGSGVSRRAQVIWNLKTTCATSFSSKMHAGDPEDNSSEILCLYCNNEHDRVLLLQVTTEYWRSIPDHGRSSHHAPNQRKETNKDKLDTEIFELCMEDVWSCIDPEKKSDYAYFDSLWFNTYTKENDKSNVLRWIKAKKIFSRRYVFVPIICWGHWNLLVLCNFGETDYLGTEKGPRMLLLDSLKTGNLTWLRTSINRFVVDIFKNEEREELEQFVSQVELEFPEVPQQSGDDCGIYVLYFIYCFLVIEELGEDLSNLDALFYPEELENLEDIRKDIHSYREKKDAEIAE, from the exons ATGACAGCAGCTGGGCGACAGCATCTCCCGCATCAGGGACAGCAAGAAGGTCTCCCAGGCATGGAGGACCGGACTCTTCGG GATCACAGCGAGGCCGTCCCCAACGCTGCCGCACCTTCCATGCTGCCGTCGACACTCCCTGCCCTCAACCCGGCCTCCGCTGCTCCCTGTGCTCGCCTCTCCGCTCTGGCCTGGGAGACCTGGTGCTCCAGATCAGGTGTGTGCGAGATGGGGATCAGGTATCTCCAGTCGATCGTGGGATCAGGTGTCTCCAGGAGAGCTCAGGTGATCTGGAACCTGAAGACAACTTGTGCAACATCATTTTCTAGCAAGATGCATGCTGGAGATCCTGAAGACAACTCTAGTGAAATTTTATGTTTATATTGTAATAACGAGCATGATCGAGTCTTATTGCTCCAAGTCACT ACCGAGTATTGGAGATCCATTCCGGACCACGGGAGGAGCAGTCACCATGCCCCAAACCA AAGGAAGGAAACAAATAAAGACAAGTTGGACACTGAAATTTTTGAATTGTGCATGGA GGACGTTTGGTCATGCATAGATCCGGAAAAGAAGAGTGATTATGCATATTTTGATTCATTGTGGTTTAATACCTACACGAAGGAGAATGATAAATCGAATGTTCTCAGATGGATAAAAGCTAAGAAAATATTCTCAAGGCGATATGTATTTGTCCCTATCATTTGTTG GGGTCATTGGAACCTCCTTGTGTTGTGCAATTTTGGTGAGACAGACTACCTAGGTACTGAAAAGGGGCCACGTATGCTGCTCTTGGATTCACTTAAAACGGGCAATCTGACGTGGCTGCGAACATCCATCAACAG ATTTGTTGTTGATATTTTTAAAAATGAAGAGCGGGAAGAGTTAGAGCAGTTCGTAAGTCAAGTCGAGCTCGAGTTTCCTGAG GTGCCACAACAAAGTGGGGATGACTGTGGTATATATGTTCTTTACTTTATCTACTGTTTTCTCGTGATCGAAGAACTGGGTGAAGATTTGAGCAATCTG GATGCCTTGTTCTATCCAGAGGAGCTAGAGAACCTAGAGGACATCCGTAAGGATATACATTCGTACCGAGA GAAAAAGGATGCCGAAATTGCAGAGTAG